The Mangifera indica cultivar Alphonso chromosome 8, CATAS_Mindica_2.1, whole genome shotgun sequence genome has a window encoding:
- the LOC123223315 gene encoding bidirectional sugar transporter SWEET10-like isoform X2 translates to MLWIYYALIKGNAMLLITINTFCCVIETGYIAAYLFFAPKKARIVALKLFLLFNVFGFGVVCLLTLLLAKGASRIKILGYICMAFALSVFVAPLCIVRKVIRTKSVEFMPFPLSFFLTLGAIMWFFYGFLIRDLNVAIPNVIGFIFGVLQMVLYLIYKNSKKVLNQQPKLQELSEHIVDVLKLSTIVCSELMTPVVPQLNAVENEVIIEDQTMLTKQIEEITKAKQIIDPST, encoded by the exons ATGCTTTGGATATACTATGCACTCATTAAAGGGAATGCTATGCTTCTCATCACTATCAACACTTTCTGTTGCGTCATAGAGACCGGCTACATTGCTGCCTACCTCTTTTTTGCACCAAAGAAAGCTAgg ATCGTGGCTCTCaaactttttctccttttcaatGTATTTGGGTTTGGTGTGGTTTGCCTCCTAACTCTTCTTTTAGCAAAAGGTGCCAGCCGTATCAAGATTCTTGGATACATATGCATGGCTTTTGCTCTGAGCGTATTTGTTGCACCTCTTTGCATCGTG AGGAAAGTTATACGAACCAAGAGCGTTGAGTTCATGCCATTTCCTTTATCATTTTTCCTAACGTTAGGTGCAATCATGTGGTTCTTCTACGGTTTTCTGATTAGGGACTTGAACGTTGCT ATTCCAAATGTAATAGGGTTTATCTTCGGTGTTCTTCAAATGGTGCTTTACTTGATCTATAAAAACTCTAAGAAAGTGCTCAATCAACAACCAAAACTTCAGGAATTATCAGAACATATAGTTGATGTCCTCAAACTAAGCACAATAGTGTGTTCAGAACTGATGACTCCAGTGGTTCCGCAACTGAATGCCGTTGAAAATGAAGTTATAATTGAGGATCAAACAATGTTGACGaaacaaattgaagaaattaCCAAGGCCAAGCAAATCATAGATCCTTCCACTTAA
- the LOC123223315 gene encoding bidirectional sugar transporter SWEET10-like isoform X1 has translation MAVHLSGATAFGLLGNIISFLVCLAPLPTFYQIYKKKSTEGFQAVPYVIALFSAMLWIYYALIKGNAMLLITINTFCCVIETGYIAAYLFFAPKKARIVALKLFLLFNVFGFGVVCLLTLLLAKGASRIKILGYICMAFALSVFVAPLCIVRKVIRTKSVEFMPFPLSFFLTLGAIMWFFYGFLIRDLNVAIPNVIGFIFGVLQMVLYLIYKNSKKVLNQQPKLQELSEHIVDVLKLSTIVCSELMTPVVPQLNAVENEVIIEDQTMLTKQIEEITKAKQIIDPST, from the exons ATGGCTGTTCACCTCTCAGGGGCTACTGCTTTTGGCCTTTTAG GAAACATCATTTCCTTCTTGGTCTGCCTTGCTCCCTT GCcgacattttatcaaatttataagaaGAAATCAACAGAAGGGTTTCAAGCAGTTCCTTATGTGATTGCTCTCTTTAGTGCCATGCTTTGGATATACTATGCACTCATTAAAGGGAATGCTATGCTTCTCATCACTATCAACACTTTCTGTTGCGTCATAGAGACCGGCTACATTGCTGCCTACCTCTTTTTTGCACCAAAGAAAGCTAgg ATCGTGGCTCTCaaactttttctccttttcaatGTATTTGGGTTTGGTGTGGTTTGCCTCCTAACTCTTCTTTTAGCAAAAGGTGCCAGCCGTATCAAGATTCTTGGATACATATGCATGGCTTTTGCTCTGAGCGTATTTGTTGCACCTCTTTGCATCGTG AGGAAAGTTATACGAACCAAGAGCGTTGAGTTCATGCCATTTCCTTTATCATTTTTCCTAACGTTAGGTGCAATCATGTGGTTCTTCTACGGTTTTCTGATTAGGGACTTGAACGTTGCT ATTCCAAATGTAATAGGGTTTATCTTCGGTGTTCTTCAAATGGTGCTTTACTTGATCTATAAAAACTCTAAGAAAGTGCTCAATCAACAACCAAAACTTCAGGAATTATCAGAACATATAGTTGATGTCCTCAAACTAAGCACAATAGTGTGTTCAGAACTGATGACTCCAGTGGTTCCGCAACTGAATGCCGTTGAAAATGAAGTTATAATTGAGGATCAAACAATGTTGACGaaacaaattgaagaaattaCCAAGGCCAAGCAAATCATAGATCCTTCCACTTAA
- the LOC123222558 gene encoding bidirectional sugar transporter SWEET12-like isoform X2: MAPVISTDNPVAFAFGLLGNAVSFAVFLAPLPTFYRVFKKKSTEGFQSVPYVVGLFSAMSWIYYATLKSNVFLLMTINAFGCFIETVYIAIFLAYAAKQARMLTLRLLILLNFGGFCVILLLSHFLKGQTRLHVLGWVCVSFSVCVFAAPLSIVMPNVLGFIFGFLQMVLYAMYRNYKPAVKDVEQAEQSIDIEKQSVSMASQEQSEFIETIHGENTENKGVSADNNQTDNQERNMENSNQDPLSKC, encoded by the exons ATGGCGCCGGTGATTTCAACTGACAATCCAGTGGCTTTTGCTTTTGGACTTCTAG gaAATGCGGTCTCCTTTGCTGTTTTTCTAGCTCCACT GCCAACGTTTTATAGGGTGTTCAAGAAGAAATCAACCGAAGGGTTTCAGTCAGTCCCATATGTGGTTGGACTGTTCAGCGCTATGAGTTGGATATACTATGCAACATTGAAGTCTAATGTTTTCCTTCTCATGACTATAAATGCATTCGGTTGCTTCATAGAGACTGTTTACATTGCTATCTTCCTTGCTTATGCAGCCAAACAAGCTAGG ATGTTAACTCTGAGGCTACtcattttgttgaattttgggGGATTTTGCGTGATTCTGCTTCTCTCCCACTTCTTAAAAGGACAAACCCGGCTTCATGTTCTTGGTTGGGTTTGTGTTTCATTCTCAGTATGTGTCTTTGCTGCACCTTTAAGCATTGTG ATGCCAAATGTACTGGGCTTTATCTTTGGGTTTCTTCAGATGGTACTGTATGCAATGTACAGAAACTACAAGCCGGCTGTGAAAGATGTTGAGCAAGCTGAACAATCTATCGATATCGAGAAACAGAGCGTGAGTATGGCTTCGCAGGAGCAATCAGAATTCATTGAGACCATCCATGGTGAAAACACTGAGAACAAGGGAGTGTCTGCAGACAATAATCAAACTGATAATCAAGAGAGAAACATGGAAAACTCCAACCAAGACCCGCTCAGTAAATGCTAA
- the LOC123222558 gene encoding bidirectional sugar transporter SWEET12-like isoform X1 produces MAPVISTDNPVAFAFGLLGNAVSFAVFLAPLPTFYRVFKKKSTEGFQSVPYVVGLFSAMSWIYYATLKSNVFLLMTINAFGCFIETVYIAIFLAYAAKQARMLTLRLLILLNFGGFCVILLLSHFLKGQTRLHVLGWVCVSFSVCVFAAPLSIVRLVIRTKSVEFMPFYLSFFLTINAISWFGYGVSLKDIFIAMPNVLGFIFGFLQMVLYAMYRNYKPAVKDVEQAEQSIDIEKQSVSMASQEQSEFIETIHGENTENKGVSADNNQTDNQERNMENSNQDPLSKC; encoded by the exons ATGGCGCCGGTGATTTCAACTGACAATCCAGTGGCTTTTGCTTTTGGACTTCTAG gaAATGCGGTCTCCTTTGCTGTTTTTCTAGCTCCACT GCCAACGTTTTATAGGGTGTTCAAGAAGAAATCAACCGAAGGGTTTCAGTCAGTCCCATATGTGGTTGGACTGTTCAGCGCTATGAGTTGGATATACTATGCAACATTGAAGTCTAATGTTTTCCTTCTCATGACTATAAATGCATTCGGTTGCTTCATAGAGACTGTTTACATTGCTATCTTCCTTGCTTATGCAGCCAAACAAGCTAGG ATGTTAACTCTGAGGCTACtcattttgttgaattttgggGGATTTTGCGTGATTCTGCTTCTCTCCCACTTCTTAAAAGGACAAACCCGGCTTCATGTTCTTGGTTGGGTTTGTGTTTCATTCTCAGTATGTGTCTTTGCTGCACCTTTAAGCATTGTG AGACTGGTTATACGCACCAAGAGTGTGGAGTTTATGCCATTTTACCTGTCGTTTTTTCTCACAATAAATGCTATCAGCTGGTTCGGTTATGGGGTATCACTAAAGGACATATTTATTGCG ATGCCAAATGTACTGGGCTTTATCTTTGGGTTTCTTCAGATGGTACTGTATGCAATGTACAGAAACTACAAGCCGGCTGTGAAAGATGTTGAGCAAGCTGAACAATCTATCGATATCGAGAAACAGAGCGTGAGTATGGCTTCGCAGGAGCAATCAGAATTCATTGAGACCATCCATGGTGAAAACACTGAGAACAAGGGAGTGTCTGCAGACAATAATCAAACTGATAATCAAGAGAGAAACATGGAAAACTCCAACCAAGACCCGCTCAGTAAATGCTAA
- the LOC123224180 gene encoding probable protein S-acyltransferase 7, with product MYVGQPPSSGASDSGAGAAGESGMVRTYQTWKGSNIFLLHGRLIFGPDVRSLFFTIFLIVAPVIIFCVFVARKLMDDFPHHLGISIMVLVVAFTLYDLFFLLLTSGRDPGIIARNAYPPELEGYEGNTEVGPGQTPQLRLPRTKDVLVNGVVVKIKYCDTCMLYRPPRCSHCSICNNCVEKFDHHCPWVGQCIGLRNYRFFFMFVFSTTILCLYVHAFCWVYITKIMNGEGISLWKAMTKTPASIVLLIYTFISVWFVGGLTIFHSYLIGTNQSTYENFRYRYDRHVNPYNKGIIKNFKEVFFTSIPPSKNNFRARVLKEPAIQSRNVSGGFVSPNIRKPVTASDIEMGRKPVWEEGVEGDSDDNGRRDNIAGGLHKLGGSADISPDLNRILPPDSIEGRSISHPRRSSWGRKSGSWEISPESLASVIGESKRATDGRNGNLTGKTQQSQTNFKM from the exons ATGTATGTGGGGCAACCTCCGTCATCTGGGGCTTCGGATTCTGGTGCCGGAGCAGCTGGTGAGTCCGGTATGGTCAGAACTTACCAAACCTGGAAAGGCAGCAAt ATATTTTTGCTTCATGGAAGGCTTATATTTGGACCTGATGTCAGATCTCTCTTCTTTACCATCTTCCTAATAGTTGCTCCTGTTATCatcttttgtgtttttgttgcaAGAAAGTTAATGGATGATTTTCCTCACCACTTGGGAATATCAATAATGGTCCTAGTTGTTGCTTTCACATTATAT gatttattttttcttctactAACCTCAGGAAGAGATCCTGGTATAATAGCTCGTAATGCTTACCCTCCTGAGCTAGAAGGTTATGAAGGAAATACTGAAGTGGGGCCTGGCCAAACTCCACAGTTACGGTTGCCTCGCACAAAGGATGTGCTTGTTAATGGAGTGGTTGTGAAGATCAAGTACTGTGACACCTGCATGCTTTATAGACCTCCTCGCTGCTCTCACTGTTCTATATGCAATAATTGTGTGGAAAAATTCGATCATCACTGCCCCTGGGTTGGCCAGTGTATTGGATTG CGTAATTATCGGTTCTTCTTTATGTTTGTCTTCTCTACTACCATTCTTTGCTTGTATGTCCATGCTTTTTGCTGGGTCTACATCACAAAGATTATGAATGGTGAAGGGATATCTTTATGGAAAGCAATGACAAAGACTCCTGCCTCCATTGTGCTCTTAATCTACACTTTCATTTCAGTCTGGTTTGTTGGTGGTCTTACCATCTTCCATTCATATCTGATCGGTACAAACCAG TCAACATACGAGAACTTCAGATATCGGTATGACAGACATGTCAACCCTTACAACAAAGGGATTATCAAGAACTTCAAGGAGGTTTTCTTCACCAGCATCCCCCCATCTAAGAACAATTTCAGGGCAAGAGTTTTGAAAGAGCCAGCAATTCAATCTAGAAATGTGAGCGGTGGATTTGTAAGTCCTAACATTAGGAAACCTGTTACTGCTAGTGACATAGAGATGGGGAGGAAGCCAGTTTGGGAGGAAGGTGTAGAAGGAGACTCAGATGATAATGGAAGAAGGGATAACATTGCTGGTGGTCTGCACAAGCTGGGTGGATCTGCTGATATTTCCCCTGATTTAAATAGGATCCTTCCCCCGGATAGTATTGAGGGGCGAAGCATCTCACATCCAAGGCGTTCGAGTTGGGGAAGGAAAAGCGGAAGCTGGGAAATATCACCAGAATCTCTTGCTTCAGTAATTGGAGAATCAAAGCGGGCAACTGATGGTCGCAATGGCAACTTAACAGGCAAGACTCAACAATCTCAgacaaatttcaaaatgtaa
- the LOC123224181 gene encoding NAC domain-containing protein 83-like, with protein MDRFPFVRDNGVVRLPPGFRFQPTDEELLFQYLKCKIFSSPLPAPIIQEMNIYKYDPWDLPGNMKQERYFFSNKETKYPNGNRINRATASGYWKATGVDKQIVSSSRNNRMVGMKKTLVFYRGKSPNESRTDWIMHEYRLVNASSMFSSTQNYPKQMENWVICRIFMKKRSRKDGNQIIQTRNGKVARQPQLHDFMTREKRSSSPAISSSSSSSCPGGMSGVSSNGSSYGREGSSSRNVF; from the exons ATGGACAGGTTCCCTTTTGTTAGAGATAACGGGGTGGTCAGATTGCCCCCTGGTTTCCGTTTCCAGCCGACTGATGAAGAGCTTCTCTTCCAATACCTCAAATGTAAGATTTTTTCCAGCCCCCTGCCTGCTCCAATCATTCAAGAGATGAATATTTACAAGTACGATCCTTGGGATTTGCCAG GTAACATGAAGCAAGAAAGATACTTTTTCAGTAACAAGGAAACAAAGTATCCAAATGGAAATCGAATCAATCGAGCCACTGCTTCTGGTTATTGGAAAGCAACAGGCGTAGATAAACAAATTGTGTCTTCTAGCAGGAATAATCGAATGGTGGGAATGAAAAAAACTCTGGTTTTCTATAGAGGGAAGTCTCCAAATGAGTCTAGAACTGATTGGATAATGCATGAATATCGCCTTGTTAATGCATCCTCCATGTTCTCCTCAACCCAG AATTATCCTAAACAAATGGAAAATTGGGTCATCTGTCGCATATTTATGAAGAAAAGAAGTAGGAAAGATGGCAATCAGATTATACAAACTCGTAATGGTAAGGTGGCTCGTCAACCTCAACTCCACGACTTTATGACGAGAGAGAAGAGAAGTTCAAGTCCTGCCATCTCTTCCTCATCGTCGTCTTCATGTCCTGGGGGGATGAGTGGGGTTTCTTCTAATGGATCATCGTATGGTCGAGAAGGAAGCAGCAGCCGCAACGTTTTCTAA